From one Coxiella-like endosymbiont genomic stretch:
- the ppa gene encoding inorganic diphosphatase, translating into MTLTVSVGKDINDFNTIIEIPMNGGEVKYEYNKEFRFLTVDRFIPTAMRYPCNYGFVPNTLAEDGDALDVLVMTPVPLQPGTLMRVRAVGLMRMEDEAGEDSKILTFPLAKACREYESIQSIKDVSPFLLDIITHFFEHYKDLEPTNKWAEVKGWEDKDAAEKEFQASIRRFEKN; encoded by the coding sequence ATGACACTTACGGTTTCAGTAGGTAAGGATATCAATGATTTTAATACAATTATTGAAATTCCTATGAACGGGGGTGAAGTTAAGTATGAATACAATAAAGAATTTCGGTTTTTGACCGTTGACCGATTTATCCCTACGGCCATGCGCTATCCCTGTAATTATGGATTCGTACCAAACACCCTAGCGGAAGATGGTGACGCCCTCGATGTGTTAGTAATGACGCCAGTGCCCTTACAGCCCGGAACGTTGATGCGTGTTCGAGCTGTGGGTTTGATGCGAATGGAAGATGAAGCTGGGGAAGATAGCAAAATTTTAACATTTCCTCTCGCTAAAGCCTGTAGAGAATATGAATCTATTCAATCTATTAAAGATGTATCCCCTTTCTTACTCGATATCATCACCCATTTCTTCGAACACTATAAAGATTTGGAGCCCACTAATAAATGGGCCGAAGTGAAAGGCTGGGAGGATAAAGATGCGGCGGAAAAAGAATTTCAAGCGAGCATTAGACGTTTTGAGAAAAACTAA
- the lpxA gene encoding acyl-ACP--UDP-N-acetylglucosamine O-acyltransferase — protein sequence MIDERVLIHPSAKIGSDVTIGPWTFIGKNAVIGDDTQIDAHVMIGKNTAIGKNNKIYPYASIGSDPQHIGYKGQETRLEIGNRNIIREFVTINRGTYEGHGVTSIGHNNYLMAYSHVAHDCRVGSHVIFANTASIAGHVEVGDHANLGAFSGVHQFCRIGAYCFLGRAAKVYQDILPYMLVTGNPGIPTALNLVGLRRHGFNSKTMQSLKLAYRLIYRTNIKLEDIRIELEKLAMETPEINQLLLMINSSTRGFARYKNNEQLSTHG from the coding sequence GTGATTGACGAACGAGTACTTATTCACCCTAGCGCAAAAATTGGTTCCGATGTAACTATCGGTCCCTGGACTTTCATTGGTAAAAATGCCGTAATTGGGGATGATACCCAAATCGACGCTCATGTCATGATTGGAAAAAATACCGCGATAGGAAAAAATAATAAAATTTATCCGTATGCCTCTATTGGTTCTGATCCTCAACACATCGGGTATAAAGGTCAAGAAACTCGGCTAGAGATTGGAAATAGGAACATCATTCGTGAATTTGTGACTATTAATCGCGGTACCTACGAAGGCCATGGTGTGACCTCTATTGGTCATAATAATTATTTGATGGCCTATTCTCATGTGGCCCATGACTGTCGAGTAGGAAGTCATGTTATTTTTGCTAATACTGCTTCAATTGCGGGGCATGTTGAAGTAGGCGATCATGCAAATTTAGGTGCTTTTTCGGGGGTTCACCAGTTTTGTCGGATTGGTGCTTATTGTTTTCTAGGGCGTGCGGCAAAGGTTTATCAAGATATTTTGCCTTACATGCTTGTTACTGGAAATCCCGGTATTCCCACAGCGTTGAATTTAGTCGGGTTGCGGCGCCATGGTTTTAATTCTAAGACGATGCAGTCATTGAAATTGGCATATCGGCTAATTTACCGTACTAATATTAAATTAGAAGATATCCGAATTGAGCTTGAAAAATTAGCCATGGAAACACCAGAGATTAATCAATTGTTGTTGATGATTAATAGCTCCACTCGTGGATTTGCACGTTATAAAAATAATGAGCAACTTTCAACACACGGATAA
- the tadA gene encoding tRNA adenosine(34) deaminase TadA: MPVGAVLVKDNEIIGKGFNHPIGLTDPTAHAELLSIRKAAKNLRNYRLVGTTLYTTLEPCAMCLGVMIHARIQRLVFGAFNPRGGAVKSVFQLLNEPRLNHRISWTSGILADECAHVLKNFFQARR; this comes from the coding sequence GTGCCGGTGGGTGCAGTTTTGGTAAAAGATAATGAAATTATTGGAAAGGGATTTAATCATCCTATTGGATTAACCGACCCTACGGCTCATGCAGAATTACTTTCGATCCGCAAGGCTGCAAAAAATCTCCGTAATTACCGATTAGTTGGCACGACTCTCTATACCACTTTAGAACCCTGTGCAATGTGCCTTGGCGTGATGATTCATGCTAGAATTCAGCGTCTCGTTTTTGGAGCTTTTAATCCACGTGGTGGTGCTGTTAAAAGCGTTTTTCAACTTTTAAATGAACCACGGCTTAATCATCGCATTTCTTGGACAAGCGGAATTTTAGCGGATGAATGTGCTCATGTGCTAAAAAATTTTTTCCAAGCCCGTCGTTAG
- the lpxD gene encoding UDP-3-O-(3-hydroxymyristoyl)glucosamine N-acyltransferase: MKLTYTLNELANAIGATVKGHGDCKIHNIASIVNAQPGEISFLADRKYQKYLTQTKASALLLDKKLAKNCPINALIMPDPKLGFIKLLALLLPEVRPKPGIHPTAVIGKNCQIDPTVHVGSYVVIEDEVVIGSRTIIGAGTSIGRGSQLGADCCLYNRVTLYHHTIVGDRNILHSGVVIGADGFGLAQDEQRRWIKIPQVGRVVIGDDVEIGANTTIDRGALEDTVIGNGVKLDNLIMIGHNVRIGDHTAIAGCAGVAGSTTIGRHCMIGAGAGLNGHIDICDNVVITGMGMIQKSITKPGVYSSGTGMQPSREWHKSVIRFWQLDELAKRLKRLERLCDERDGNQRD, translated from the coding sequence TTGAAATTAACTTATACACTCAACGAATTAGCAAACGCCATCGGTGCCACGGTGAAGGGCCATGGCGATTGCAAAATTCATAATATCGCTTCAATTGTGAACGCTCAGCCCGGAGAAATAAGTTTCCTTGCAGATCGTAAGTATCAAAAATATTTAACACAAACAAAAGCTTCGGCATTATTATTAGATAAAAAGTTAGCAAAAAACTGTCCTATAAACGCCCTTATTATGCCGGACCCTAAGCTAGGATTTATCAAATTATTAGCTTTATTACTACCTGAAGTGAGACCAAAGCCAGGTATTCATCCCACTGCTGTTATCGGAAAGAATTGTCAAATCGATCCCACCGTACACGTTGGGTCTTATGTTGTTATAGAAGATGAAGTAGTGATTGGTTCTCGAACCATTATCGGAGCAGGAACGAGTATTGGCCGCGGCAGTCAACTGGGCGCAGATTGTTGTTTGTATAATCGGGTAACTTTATACCATCACACCATTGTGGGTGATCGAAATATTCTTCACAGTGGTGTGGTTATTGGTGCAGATGGATTTGGTTTAGCTCAAGATGAACAACGTCGATGGATTAAGATTCCTCAAGTGGGACGAGTGGTCATTGGAGACGATGTAGAAATTGGAGCTAATACCACAATTGATCGAGGAGCACTTGAAGATACGGTAATCGGAAATGGCGTTAAATTGGATAATTTAATTATGATTGGCCATAACGTTCGCATAGGCGATCATACAGCGATTGCTGGCTGTGCTGGTGTCGCTGGAAGCACCACTATTGGACGCCATTGCATGATTGGTGCGGGTGCAGGTCTTAATGGTCATATCGATATTTGTGACAACGTCGTTATTACGGGTATGGGCATGATCCAAAAATCAATTACCAAGCCAGGGGTGTATTCGTCGGGGACAGGAATGCAACCTAGTCGTGAATGGCACAAAAGTGTCATTAGGTTTTGGCAACTCGACGAACTCGCAAAAAGATTAAAACGATTAGAGAGGTTGTGCGATGAGCGTGATGGAAACCAGCGAGATTAA
- a CDS encoding OmpH family outer membrane protein yields the protein MMKRLFAATYLSVAMSWAVASIGQTVGTVDMRQIFQASLQVKNINTRLEKEFSPQRERIINLGKSLQEDTKKFQRNEAVMSEKEKQYLKNKIDEKQKELQQAQVEFQQGLYNAQNKAMGEFMTKISGAVKAISEKEKVDLVLPKDTVLYARDSKDITSDVISELK from the coding sequence ATGATGAAACGCTTATTTGCGGCTACCTATTTATCGGTGGCAATGAGTTGGGCAGTGGCTTCTATTGGGCAAACTGTGGGGACGGTAGATATGCGGCAAATTTTTCAAGCATCACTGCAGGTTAAGAACATTAATACCCGGCTTGAAAAAGAATTTTCACCACAACGTGAAAGAATTATTAATTTAGGTAAATCCTTGCAAGAGGATACTAAAAAATTTCAACGCAATGAAGCAGTGATGAGTGAAAAAGAAAAGCAATATCTAAAAAATAAAATTGATGAAAAACAAAAGGAACTTCAACAAGCACAAGTCGAATTTCAGCAAGGATTATATAATGCACAGAATAAAGCCATGGGTGAATTTATGACAAAAATTTCAGGCGCTGTAAAAGCTATTTCTGAAAAAGAGAAAGTAGATTTGGTTTTACCAAAGGACACCGTACTCTATGCGAGAGATAGTAAAGATATCACTTCAGACGTGATTTCCGAATTGAAATAG
- the lpxB gene encoding lipid-A-disaccharide synthase encodes MNTHSKQILIIAGEASGDLLGAHLTKSLKFLDPQLKVAGMGGKRMREAGVDIFIDAEKLAVVGVSEIISQLGDILAARQCLKNRFKIERPDLVIFIDYPGFNLHMAKQAKKVGIKVLYYVSPQIWAWRYGRIKKIKKYVDHMAVLFPFEERLYQRENISVSLVGHPLIDITIPTLPREKVYQKFDLSTEKPITGLFPGSRSQEIARLLPIITSATRLIKERLPNAQFVLPLAPNLSFQDVRNYLFPDVKIIEDNTYNVLSVCDAAIAVSGTVTLEIALHQIPFVILYKVSPLTYWLGKRLIQVPFIGLSNLVAEEPITPEFIQHQATPQAIANEICRLLEDHSYRQTCLNKLKRLRAKLGDSGASLKTAQIALKLITS; translated from the coding sequence ATGAACACTCATTCAAAACAGATTTTAATCATAGCAGGTGAGGCCTCAGGAGATTTACTTGGCGCTCATCTTACAAAATCACTGAAATTCCTTGATCCACAACTGAAAGTGGCTGGTATGGGCGGAAAAAGAATGCGTGAGGCAGGAGTTGATATCTTTATTGACGCCGAAAAACTAGCAGTCGTTGGAGTATCAGAAATAATTTCTCAATTGGGTGATATACTTGCGGCTCGCCAGTGTCTAAAAAATCGCTTTAAGATCGAACGACCTGATTTAGTAATTTTTATTGATTATCCAGGCTTTAATTTACATATGGCTAAACAGGCTAAAAAAGTAGGAATTAAAGTTCTTTATTATGTAAGTCCGCAAATATGGGCATGGCGATATGGTCGTATTAAAAAAATAAAAAAATATGTAGATCACATGGCAGTTTTATTTCCTTTCGAAGAAAGATTATATCAACGAGAAAATATTTCCGTCAGTTTAGTTGGACATCCGTTAATCGACATTACAATACCAACTTTGCCGCGTGAAAAAGTGTATCAAAAATTCGATTTATCAACAGAAAAGCCCATTACTGGCTTATTTCCCGGAAGTCGTTCTCAGGAGATTGCCCGCTTGTTGCCCATTATAACTTCTGCTACGCGCCTTATTAAAGAGCGCCTCCCTAATGCTCAATTTGTGTTGCCACTGGCACCTAATTTGTCTTTTCAAGATGTTCGAAATTATTTATTTCCAGACGTTAAAATTATTGAGGACAATACTTATAATGTACTTTCTGTATGTGATGCCGCTATTGCTGTTTCTGGCACAGTTACATTAGAAATTGCTTTACATCAAATTCCTTTTGTTATTCTCTACAAAGTGAGCCCTCTGACCTATTGGTTAGGGAAACGGCTTATTCAAGTCCCATTTATTGGGCTCTCTAATTTAGTGGCTGAAGAACCCATTACACCTGAATTTATTCAGCATCAAGCCACTCCTCAGGCTATTGCTAACGAAATTTGTCGCTTATTAGAAGATCACTCTTATCGACAGACTTGTCTAAATAAGTTAAAACGGCTTCGAGCTAAGCTAGGGGATAGTGGAGCCTCCCTCAAAACGGCACAGATCGCCCTAAAACTAATAACTTCTTAA
- the bamA gene encoding outer membrane protein assembly factor BamA, producing the protein MRIHKRFLFTIPIIVFYLPFSLSVYAFVIRSIQIQGLQGISKSTVRSYLPIHEGQEYFSQRGQVIIEALYETGFFDNVQLSRRGEALIITVKERPTISLIRLSGNKAITSKKLRPILNKLGIMEGQTFDPTKLKEIEQGLEQQYGAMGYHAAHISTNVIRESRNRVALYININEDGIAKVLSIQFVGNRAFSARTLRSQFKLTTSGLFTCISHADRYSQIKLEKDLERLITFYLNHGYLRFLVVSHDVRWSRDKQSVYITVYVNEGPVYRIKGYEISGETYGFKERLYRLITLKPGDVFSRQAIIDTNTKIGNFLADRGYVFARVTIIPTIDDQQHLVHINFTIVPGERVYVRRINFLGNQRTDQEVLRREMRQYEGSTYSLSKIEESKRRLELLGYLSDVTYTPQPIPNSRDQVDLYYHVKEVSVGRASIQGGYSDVYGFLYGASISEPNFMGTGKYVSIGFQNSQYQQNYSINYNNPYYTTWGLQRGFSIYYSRIKPDAKFNLASYLEDGYGADVTYGYPVSERNSIMFGYGLKDITISHVDIANAAPSVLAFWDTTNEVQNISANYNQVKLTAGWVYNGLDRTIFPTKGPYTGLSLEVGVPLFKSSLDCYLATYAAKYYQPLGHGFILNLLVTLGYGDKFGHDRLPFFKNFFAGGIGSVPAFAPNSLGPKNRYPLGSDFSAIGGNLETIFGVHLILPQFSQKVRTAIVFDAGNVFQVPRFPGDIAIPARGGASDPEANIRPQIIQDDKFSLKNLRPSLGLFAEWYTPFAPIDFTLAFPLNRRAGDNFQAFQFSFGVSL; encoded by the coding sequence ATGAGAATTCATAAACGCTTCTTATTCACGATTCCAATAATTGTTTTCTATCTTCCTTTTAGTTTATCAGTCTATGCTTTTGTTATCCGTTCTATTCAAATCCAAGGCTTGCAAGGGATTTCGAAAAGCACAGTTCGCAGTTATCTTCCGATCCATGAAGGGCAAGAATATTTTTCCCAGCGTGGCCAAGTCATTATTGAAGCACTTTATGAAACGGGATTTTTTGACAATGTTCAACTGAGCCGCCGTGGGGAGGCTCTTATTATTACCGTAAAAGAACGCCCTACAATAAGTTTGATTCGTCTTAGCGGTAATAAAGCTATTACTAGCAAAAAATTGCGGCCCATTTTGAACAAATTGGGAATTATGGAGGGACAGACCTTCGATCCTACTAAATTAAAGGAAATCGAGCAGGGGTTGGAACAGCAATATGGTGCGATGGGATACCACGCAGCCCATATATCGACTAACGTCATTAGAGAGTCTCGCAATCGCGTAGCGCTCTATATCAATATTAATGAGGACGGGATTGCGAAAGTCCTCTCCATTCAATTTGTTGGAAATCGCGCATTTAGTGCGCGCACTTTACGCAGCCAGTTTAAATTAACAACTTCTGGTTTATTTACATGTATTAGCCACGCCGATCGTTATTCACAAATTAAATTAGAAAAGGATTTAGAAAGACTTATTACATTTTATTTAAATCATGGTTATTTGCGTTTTCTAGTTGTTTCCCACGACGTTCGATGGTCGCGAGATAAACAAAGTGTTTATATCACGGTTTACGTCAATGAAGGACCGGTATACCGAATTAAGGGTTATGAGATAAGTGGTGAGACTTACGGTTTTAAAGAGCGACTTTATAGATTAATTACATTAAAACCCGGTGATGTATTTTCTCGCCAAGCCATAATTGATACCAACACAAAAATTGGTAATTTCCTAGCAGATCGGGGCTATGTATTCGCGAGAGTGACAATCATTCCAACAATTGATGATCAACAACATTTGGTCCATATAAATTTCACCATAGTGCCTGGTGAACGGGTTTATGTACGTCGGATTAATTTCCTCGGCAATCAACGCACGGATCAAGAAGTATTGCGTCGAGAAATGCGTCAATATGAAGGAAGCACATACTCTTTATCAAAAATTGAAGAATCCAAACGACGCTTAGAATTACTGGGTTATTTGTCTGACGTTACTTACACACCGCAACCGATACCCAACTCTCGTGACCAAGTGGATTTATATTATCACGTGAAAGAAGTTTCAGTAGGGAGAGCCAGCATTCAAGGTGGTTATTCAGATGTCTATGGGTTTTTGTATGGTGCTAGTATATCAGAACCCAATTTTATGGGAACGGGGAAGTATGTCTCGATTGGATTTCAAAATAGTCAATACCAACAAAATTATTCCATCAATTATAACAATCCTTATTACACGACATGGGGCTTGCAGCGAGGCTTCTCAATTTATTATTCTCGTATTAAACCGGATGCAAAATTTAACCTTGCCTCTTATTTAGAAGATGGTTATGGAGCCGATGTCACCTACGGCTATCCTGTTTCGGAACGTAATTCAATTATGTTTGGTTACGGGTTGAAAGATATCACTATCAGTCATGTCGATATCGCTAACGCTGCACCGAGTGTACTGGCTTTTTGGGACACCACTAACGAGGTGCAAAATATCAGTGCCAACTATAACCAAGTTAAATTGACAGCAGGGTGGGTTTATAATGGGCTTGATCGCACAATTTTTCCAACTAAAGGTCCTTATACGGGATTAAGCTTGGAAGTAGGTGTTCCTCTTTTTAAATCCAGTTTAGATTGTTATTTAGCAACGTACGCAGCAAAATATTATCAACCATTGGGCCATGGGTTTATTTTAAATTTATTAGTAACCCTCGGTTATGGAGACAAATTCGGTCATGATCGGTTGCCCTTTTTCAAAAACTTTTTTGCCGGAGGAATTGGCTCTGTTCCTGCTTTCGCTCCAAATTCATTAGGTCCAAAGAATCGTTATCCACTCGGTAGTGATTTTAGCGCTATTGGTGGTAATTTAGAAACTATTTTTGGAGTGCATTTAATTTTGCCGCAATTTAGTCAAAAGGTTCGTACTGCTATTGTGTTTGATGCAGGAAATGTTTTTCAAGTACCTCGATTTCCAGGAGATATCGCAATTCCAGCACGGGGTGGTGCTTCTGATCCTGAGGCGAATATCCGGCCACAGATCATCCAAGACGATAAATTTTCTCTTAAAAATTTACGCCCCTCGTTGGGTCTTTTTGCAGAATGGTACACGCCTTTTGCGCCAATCGATTTCACTTTAGCCTTCCCGCTGAATCGTCGAGCAGGGGATAATTTCCAAGCATTTCAATTTTCTTTTGGGGTGAGCTTGTAA
- a CDS encoding entericidin A/B family lipoprotein, with product MLFHGLGQDLQAGGKAISHSD from the coding sequence ATACTATTTCATGGTTTAGGCCAAGATTTACAAGCTGGCGGCAAAGCTATAAGTCATTCAGACTAA
- the fabZ gene encoding 3-hydroxyacyl-ACP dehydratase FabZ — METSEIKKYIPHRYPFLLVDRVIAMEKHKSLVAIKNITANEPFFMGHFPVRPVMPGVLIIESLAQAAGILIVKSLDLPEYHEDIYFFAGVDNARFKRVVEPGDQLILEVKVLKSRRLWKFEGEAKVEGQLACKAEFMTIRDKKSD, encoded by the coding sequence ATGGAAACCAGCGAGATTAAAAAATATATCCCCCATCGATATCCCTTTTTGTTGGTTGACCGGGTGATAGCCATGGAAAAACACAAGTCCTTAGTGGCAATTAAAAATATCACGGCCAATGAACCTTTTTTTATGGGACATTTTCCTGTTCGTCCGGTAATGCCAGGCGTTTTGATTATTGAGTCTTTAGCACAAGCAGCGGGGATTTTAATTGTTAAATCCCTTGATTTACCTGAATACCACGAGGATATTTATTTTTTCGCTGGTGTGGATAATGCACGATTTAAGCGCGTCGTCGAACCGGGTGACCAATTAATTTTAGAAGTTAAAGTACTTAAATCTAGACGTTTGTGGAAATTTGAGGGAGAGGCAAAGGTTGAAGGACAGCTTGCCTGTAAAGCCGAATTTATGACAATAAGAGACAAAAAAAGTGATTGA